Genomic window (Nymphaea colorata isolate Beijing-Zhang1983 chromosome 1, ASM883128v2, whole genome shotgun sequence):
CTAGTGATTCGAGTGGCCTAatcacatggtggctggtgtgggcaattgcccacactagcttcacaaaattagtttaatataaaTTAGCCCAAGAGTCTTCTCCTGGATTAGCTTATAGTCTTCctgttatttaaaataaaattttttaaaaaaaaagaaataaaagttgTGCTGCACATGTCGCACATAATCGCctacaaaagatgcattttcaaaccaaagaccaaaaattttttttttctcttttaaaacaCATTCCGCCTGCATGGGAATATTTAAATGCAATTAAGATATAACTCAAcaacttttaagaaaaaataatcaaaatcaaGACTTTATGCAATAGCAGcaaaatatttatatgaattAAAAACTGAGTCCAATGAGATAAGGATCAAAGGAGTTCTGACCTTGAAGAACAAATAAGACCGACCTTGGATGAGCTCCTTTTGGTtggtttttaaagttttttataaCTTAATTTAAAGCTAAGGAAGGTCAAacatttaagaaaataaatttggTCGGTAGATTGCCTTGAGGAGTACGGCCGTCCTACGTGATAATTTATTAGGCCTTTGActttgtttttaacgttttttttttctaacttaaCTTCCACTTGTCGGCCGAAGCAAACTTTCTTTTGAACGTTTAAGTATGGTTGTCATTTTCTAGTCGCTTTTCCATGGTCTTTGATCATATAGAGAgttttatacatatttatatgttacgatttttttttcatacaaaaataACTGTACCCACAAatgcaaaatattaaaattttaaagactTCAAAAAGAATTTACGTAAAGTACATTCTATGAGgctttgaaaatgaatgatctTAGCTTTTGAGCTCATAAAATTCAATCTAGTTCgaatttttagttttcttttcactttcatATATGCTGCATCCCTTTATCGAGATAGACATAAGAAAAATAGATGGAAACATTAGAAGAAAGACTTGTTAAGTATGTATGAATGAGAtagtttgaatatatatatatatatatatatatatatatatatatatatatatatatatatatataaattgaatagTGATTCTGCCTTTTCGGCTATTTAATCAAGGAAGTCTAATCCAACatgatgagagaaaaataatatatatatatatatatatatatatgaaatttgttGGCTACTAGAGATTCTTAGATAGCTAAATATTTAGAAGATGTGGCTAAACTCACTATAAACCATCATTAAACACCATAAACTGTTGTTATACCATAAATCGTGCTAGTGCTTCCGTTGATTGTGTTTTAACAATGATTTTTAAGTGTTTTTGTCGTCGAGCACCCGGCTGCTTTATAAGAATCGTTCTTAACGTTAGGTTTTAACTTCAACTAAATTTATAATGGCAGCTCATATATACCagagaaatcatcaacttaATATGTGTGTTTCTTAGACACCAAGATCATACATAAGGTTAGATTATACAAACTTTATTGTAATAATCTATTCTTAAAGAGCTTGGTTTTTGTTGGGCtgaaatataatattatataccGATGTTGTAAAAAAAGTATATTATAGTCGTACtagtctggctttaagatacgttgtatcgtaaaataacgtaactgtatcgtatttaaaaaaaaataaaaagaaatataaaaaaataaaaaattctaaaaaaatcagtaaaaattagTGCATCATAACTATATCCTAACGTTTCGTATTGTAattgtatcatatgatacggtGCTTGTATCGTAAATGTACGATACTggtggtgtatcgtatcatatttttgaaatacaaCGATACGTACCGTACGATACATACAACACTGTTTTATACAATGAATGTAAAAACTAAACTAGGAAAAGGGTACAAGTGAATTATACAAATGCGAAAATCAATCAAATTGTAAAGACAAGACATACTTCTTTTGAGTAATGTCTCACCTGTGTATAATAAACTTTGAGTTCTAGAAATAATTGAATAATTGGTCTCacttttttttcacaatctGGCTCGctcaaagaagatggattgtgCGCAGAAGGAGGGCTTCGCCACCGGAATAGGAAGTTGAAGAATTCCGGCATTCAAGTTCAAAAGTTCAAAGAAGCCAAGAGTTCAACTGTTCAAAGGACGGAGATTGACGGCCTCTAGAAATTGATGAATGACTATTAGTCAATTGTTGCTGTGATAGTCGGCGAACATTCCACTGAAATCCGGCCGGCGGACCTTCCTATCACATTCTGCCGGAATCCGGCAGGCATCGACTCGTTCGACTTGAATTAATAGCAAACCGATTCGATTTTTGTCTGATTCAATGCGTACAAATAACACAAAAAGTGCATAAATTTTGTCCTGcctcacctcaatttttttaaaattatatataaattttaaaaaattttgtttgttttgtataaaaattttgaaaaatgaggcgctaatcaaaatttagaaatttcatgaaaaatttatgtatATGCCCCATGTACACGAATCCATCAATGTAGTGCCAAATTGATTATCAATTAAGTGTAGTTGCTGTATTTAAGAAAATCGAAGCCAAGGGTAGAActacaaattttttagtttttgaaatttttaaaaatttaacatgtaaattaaaaaaatatttttgaatcgGGCCACAGCCCTGCCAACCCCCTTTGACAAAATTGAAGTTAGCCAATTAAGAGTGCCATGTGTCAGTTTTCTAACCATTTTTAACGTTATGcgaattgatttttatattcttttcgttgagtttttttaaattaatcttttaaatattttggaCCGGTTCGCAACCAACTCATCTGAATGTCTGAATAAATCGGCAACCTGCCGATTCGGTTCAGGAATCGATATTAATCAAGTATCGGGTCTGCATCAGAGAAACCTGAAAGGTTGAGGGTTTAGCGCCACCGTATCGGGGGCGAgcacgcgagagagagagagagagagagagagagtggaggaTGGCTTCTCTCGCGACCGGAAGCTCATCGAAGAATCAGAAGCGTCTGGTCTTCGACAGGCGCTATGGCTGgatgtactctctctctctctcttttcccagTCCTTGATTCCTCCAGTTTTAGGgttccttcttcttcgtcttctccCATTCTAATGAAAATTAAGGAAAAcgaacaacaaaataaaaactaaaatccAAAAGCGTcgttccttttctctttttttaacttCGCTTTCCGTTTTCTGTAATTGATTTTTCAtgctcttccttcttttctcagCTATGATCAGTGGAAGGATCCCTCAGAAGAAGCCTTATCTGCTGGCCGCGGAATGTaactctctctccgtctctccgTCTCTCCTCAAAACGATATCTTGACATCTCGTTGCATTTCTAAGATAAGCCATGCAAGTTTCTTTTTGCCACGTTCGTCGAGCTGCGAGGTTCTGTCGTTAAAAACTGGATCCAGGCATCACCATTCATTCGCCATGACCGAACCCTGATGTAATTGGATCTTCAATCGGGTCGGATGGGATTGTTAATGCTAAACCCGGACTTTACTTGCTTGATATCCGATCTCCTTGCATGCGTTTTGATTAGGATTTCAGTCAGATTTCTGATTTCAAATCCAGGCCTAATTGTTAAGATCTGATCCGCTGTTGGCTTAATGGAACATTAGTTGAACACATACTACACTTGATGTGTTGGCTTAATGGAACATTAGTTTAACGGATGCTACACTTGATCTTAGTCCAAAGGCCGAGAAAGGTATCCTACTGTGGAAGAACTTGAAAGTGAACCATTCATGTCGTGGTATGTTCTTTGATGTTGTTCTTGTTCTAGAaactattcaaatttcagagtAACATGTATGGACAAAATGGGGATCTTAATTTATATCGCAACCCATGTCATGATTCgcttcttgatttctttttttcgaGCATACAATGCATATGTGAGATCAGGATTTTACTTGGTATTGGTACTTTCATGCACAATATCAGGATTTTACTTGTCCAATGTACACAAAATCATGATTTTACTTGGTCTAGCTCTTCAAGGTAAGATGCATAATTGCATACGCAAGATCAGGATCTTACCATGTCTGTTATTTGCTTTAAGAAGAGAGACCAAGGGCCATGATCCAAGCTTGGACAGGGTGAGAAACCCAGAATGGCAGAAGAATATGTCTACATGTGCTTGTCTAGAAGATGCATcttttggattcaatttcttaaatctaacAGACTGGAAGAAATGAGAAGACCAAGATACTTGCTGTAGAATGCTCTTCAGTTCCTTGTTAACCACGCTTGTCCTCTTGTAGGTTCTGTATTTTGCCACTTGCCAGAGCTTTATTGGCTATTATGCTGCAAGCGGTAATTTAAATGCTTAATTACATCAATTTCAGTTGCATGTATTATTTATGGTTTGAATGTTTCTTCCTTTATGTTCAGTTAAAGATGTTGACAGACTAGGTTTTGATAATTAAGATGTTGATAGACTGCTAATTGTTGTGGTCTTAGAAAGATCTTTTGTTTTTGACATGCTGAAGATAGTTGTTCTGGCCAAATGCATTGCTACATGCCTAAAAGAAGCAACTGGATGTTGCTTGTTGGCTGTCAAAGACATAATTACCTAAATTTGTTAAGATTTATAGAGTACTTTTGGATTCTGTTTACAATTTGCCTTCTTTAGGAAGAAGCTACATCTGCTTATATTGTTGCTGTTCTCCTCCTGCTGGTATTTGTTTCTGATGGTGACTAATCATGCTTTAGGCAAACTAGCAACATTATTCTCCACTACCACAAGCATAAACTTATCGGTACATGATATGGGTATATTTCCATATGGTGCACGATCTGTAGTTAAGCACATAGAAGTAGTAGCCTCTGtttgtatgtgtatgtgtgggTGTGCGCGACAATCTAAAAAAGTAGAACACGTGTCACCTGAGAAGTGTTGAGCGGATGCTAAACCTAATAATCGTTAAACATACATGGTAATTGCATGTTGAAAGCCATGTAAAGAAAATATTCTGGAAGGTAAGAAATGATAGTATCTGACTAACACCACCTAAGTGCGAACCCTTGGATGATTGAGGACACACCTGGACTTTGCTATGCCTAAGTTTCTTGGTATGTCCAGCAATCGTAGTCATGCCAATGCAAGATTGTGCTACACATAAGGTATCTGAGTGTTGCACTAATAATCAAATCAGCAGTACTTGGTGTTCACAGGATGTAGCTGCTACACTCATTGTCTAGGAAGGTGTTCTTTGTTCTGAAATATGATATCAATCTTGGCCTGGATATGGCCAAGTTGGCTTTTGCACGTACTTTAGgtgtccattttttttctcaagcatGAGCATTACTCCTTGGGCATGACAAATGTATCCTACACCTAACAATCCTGACGTATTAGCCAAGGTGATCATGACAGCGAAATGCTGTTTCATgattaaatttttcatttgatttcaCTCGGTGCGATGGAATTCTTTTCACACTTATGAGCTTGTTATGTTATTGTAACCAAAACATATTTGCTACTGAAGataatatattacatgtaaGAGTAATTtacagaaaattgaaaattacgaaacaaaaaataatttatgcTCAGTAGTTCTATACCTTGGTTAGAGCtaaatcttctctctctctctctctctctctctctctctgtgtgtgtgtgtgtgtgtgtgtgtgtgtgtaaatttgtttattcatttacTGTAGAAATGGAGAGATTGCACCAGATGCACCTATGTGCACCTAGTTAGAGGCTATAAAGTAGTACGAAATTTGAGTTCTCGTGTCATATGAATTGTAGTTCGCAAGTGCATGACAAGACTCTTGTTAGTGATCCGGCTATTCGACCAACTAGTCAGCCAGTCAGTCTAGTCAGAAGCAAATCAACTAGCCTCGAGGTTAAACTTTGCCTAGACCTAAATCTTAAACTGGTGTCCAATCTGAGGTCTGATCCTGAGTGAGGGCATGTTTGATGACGATGTGGAATTGTTTGTGGTACCTTTCGCCACAAATGAGTTCACTGCAAGAGAAAATTTGGACCCATGTCTGTTCACCTTTCACCTGTTTGATAAGGGAGGGGAGGGGGGGCGTGGGTGGTAATATTTCCCTCCCTCTACCAGAGGGAGAATGCCTCCACCTACTGACTCCGCCTGAGGTAATTGACAAATCAACTTACTGGCAGGTGGCATCCGAAAGTTCATGCAGTTGGTAGAGGTTTTCTGGAAAAATCTTTGATACATGAATTTTAGGTTTCAGAATTTCATCAGGAGCCCCACTCACTGGGTAAAGCACTGATTATGTGAGGTTCCGAGGTCTTTTAGGTGCTTAAAAGGTAGGTTTATCAAAACTTCTTGAATCAAAACACGGCTAACATTCCTGTGATGAAGAATGCATCTGATTGGCACAAATTAAACCTGTGATTGCAAGTTGGGTAGTTTTGCAGCATCAATGCTCAGAGCcacattattatttattaataaaaaacatgagaaCTTAATACTGTTTCCTCCTTTATTATGATGTTTACTTTATTCTCACTAACTACTGTTGTCTTCTGCATTTCCTAGGAAGAAATATTCATTTTTCCATAACAAAAGCATGGAAGGCTGATACTGTTACATTTTCTCTGCTCTGTTTGTCAGGTTGATATTGCATCCGACTGTGTGATCAAATTCGTTGACAGACCCAAACAGAGGCTCTCAGTGCAAGCTTTTACAACAGATCTTTATAGTCAATTTCAGAAATTCAGGGCTTCCATTCCAAAAACAAGGCTCAATGTGACCTTGAAAAGCGATTCATCCATACTTTCATGCGGCTGCTTTGAATTAGTTCAGCAAGAAGGTGATGATTCAGAAAACATGTAAGAATGCTAGATGGCACCAACATCACCAGTCGTCAGTGTTTCATTGATGTAAAGTTATTAACTACTTACCAAACTTTGATTATTCTTAGACTCAGGTATAAGGCGTCTTTGTGGTTTTGATGTATTTGGTGTTCTATTCAATGTGCCAAAGATGATCATGATTCTAGCTAATACACTTCTTAAATAAACTGCAAATATTTACAACCTGAGCGATCTGAACTAGTTTACATACATTGGCAGTTTCACAGTGAACTCGGATTGTCGTATACAAAATTTGTTGTGCATGAATCAAGCTGGACAAGCGATATCCAACTTTTGTCTTTTCTGCAGTATATACTGGTCCATATGCAACAGATGTGCCCAATCAGGACATTATCTGATTCAACAATTGCATTGGCCAGACTTTATTGGAACCTAAGCAGACTCTTGAGGACCATATTTACGATTTGTTCCAAACTTCCTCCTGACTCTGAAGAAGTGCTCCTCTCCCGTCTTTTTGTCAACAGCCACAAGCCATTTGCTTTTTGAGGTCTCCACATATCCCATGGAAAAGTAATCCATGGAACCCTTTGGAAATCTGTCTCTTTGATCACTTCGGCCAATTTTGGTCACCTCCATCCCCTTACCGATGGGAAGAGTCACCGTCCTCATCCCTGTTTTCTTCTGCATAGTCTTGCTGTATACCCAACCACTTCTGCTTTTCATTTCAAACAGGTTGTTTATTACCACAAATGATCTTGAAGCGTTCATGTCAACTACTTTTAACAACCCCTGAACATTCTCTATCTTGCCATCCAGAAGCAAGAAATCAACATTCTTATAACGTTTCAGAAGTTCCGG
Coding sequences:
- the LOC116246249 gene encoding uncharacterized protein LOC116246249, which translates into the protein MASLATGSSSKNQKRLVFDRRYGWIYDQWKDPSEEALSAGRGMFCILPLARALLAIMLQAVDIASDCVIKFVDRPKQRLSVQAFTTDLYSQFQKFRASIPKTRLNVTLKSDSSILSCGCFELVQQEGDDSENM
- the LOC116246248 gene encoding uncharacterized protein LOC116246248 — translated: MGWSPETAANAFLDTVKLYKKGEEETGGYLRTAEAESTEFVSAMAAGIKAQTIVEVSPRISPFTIALAAAARRTGGRLICILLESRSLEESRQALNCYPDLEVFVEFKIGDSPELLKRYKNVDFLLLDGKIENVQGLLKVVDMNASRSFVVINNLFEMKSRSGWVYSKTMQKKTGMRTVTLPIGKGMEVTKIGRSDQRDRFPKGSMDYFSMGYVETSKSKWLVAVDKKTGEEHFFRVRRKFGTNRKYGPQESA